Genomic segment of Paenalkalicoccus suaedae:
GGCTTGGGACACTCATCGCGGCCCTCGCAGTAAATTTCCCAATGCTCCTAATCGCACGAGTCGTGCAGGCATCAGGCTCGGGGATCATGCTACCACTACTCATGACGGTATTGCTCATCCTCATCCCAGCTGAACGACGCGGTCGCGCGATGGGACTACTTGGGATCGTGATCGCCTTCGGACCGGCGATCGGCCCAACGCTATCCGGCGTCCTGCTAGAATTCTTCAGCTGGCGCTCGCTATTCATCGCCGTGCTACCACTCGTCGCACTTGCAATGACGATCGCATTTATCTTTATGAAAAACGTTACAGAGCTCTCTAATCCAAAGTTTGATTTCCTATCGATCGTGCTCTCCTCGACCGGTTTCGGCGCCTTTCTTTACGGCTTCGGAGTCGCATCGAAGGAAGGCTTCACGAGCCCGCTCGTCATCGGACTTGTCGTCGTCGGCGCAGTCATCATCACGCTGTTCGTCCGCCGCCAATTCAAGCTACCAAGACCAATACTCGAATTCCGCATCTTCCGCTATCCAATTTTCACGCTCTCGATCGGAATTACGCTCGTCTCCATGGTCTCTTTGATCGGGGCAGAAACAATGTTACCGTTGTTCGTCCAAAACGTGCTCGGCTACACGCCGCTTCAGTCTGGTCTCATGCTGATGCCAGGGGCGATTGTCATCGGGATTATGTCGCCGATTGCGGGTTCCTTGTTTGATAAATACGGGGCGAAGCGTCTTGCAATACCAGGATTTATGATCGTCGTCGCGACGACGTATTTCTTTACACAACTGTCGATGGACATGTCGTTTACGTTCCTAACAACGATTTATGCCATCCGTATGTTCGGTCTCTCGCTAACGCTAATGCCTGTCATGACAGCTGCGTTAAACCAGATTCCCTCGTATTGGTACGCACACGGTTCTGCCATGGCGAATACGCTGCAGCAGATTAGTGCTTCTATCGGTACGGCACTGTTAATTACGTTTGTTGGTATTGGTACACAGCTGTATAGCTCCAATAATGCTGGTTCGGCTGACGTTGCACAGATGGCAGAGCTGACTGGCTTCCAGTGGGGCTTTACGGGAAGTTTAATCATGGCAGCAGCTGCGCTTGTGTTGAGTTTCTTCTTAAAGCCAGGTAAACAGGCAGCGAATACAGAAGTTCGGGAAGAAGCTTCTTAAATTGCCCAAGTGCCAACTAGTTTTGATCAGCTCTCCGAGCTTTAGATAATAAGAGCAGTCAGCTCTGCGGACACTCTACGACATCCATGGGGCCGACCTTTGAGCTTCCTCGTCGGCAGGGGGGCGGTTGTCACCTTCCCCTAAACGCCTCCTGTGGGATCTCAAAGACCTCTTTCCCCCATGGATTGTCTCCGAATGTCCTCCGAGTCTGCCTGCTCTCGTTATGCTTTAAAGGAAAGATTAATGAAAAAGTGAAAGCTGACTGAATGACAGTTAGCTTTCACTTATTTTTGTGGCTTACTTCTGTTAGGATGTGCATTACTTCTAGCTCATTTCGCCTTAGTTCCTCCACTTTACGCATTAGTTCTGCAAGTTTTCGAGTTACTTCTTTTTTGCACCTTACTTTAACAAACTTCCGTGCTGTTTCTCGTCCATTCCGCTTTATTTCTGGCAACTTCCGCGTTACTTCTATCAATTTGCGCATTACTTCCACTGTGTTAAGTTTTAAGTCTCTGCTTACTGTTTTGAAAACAACTCTAATTAACGAAAAAGCCGATCAGCAAGTAACATTGCTGGTCGGCTTTTTATACGACTTAATCGCTATTTCATCAGCTTTTCTCCTGTATCCCTCCATCTCCATTCTCTTATAAATGTCATTCTCATCATTTGCCATTCTTCTACGTCATCAGCGTGATAAACACCATTTATCATAAATAAATCCTCATCTTTTTCACCAATTATTGTTTCAGACATTACACCAGGTACATCTTCACTTAAAAAGCTTCTTAGAAACCAATCATTATTTTCTCCAATTAATGATTGTATCTCTTCCGAGTTGTCCATTGGTTCGTTAGTGATTTCTTCTAAATGAGTTTCTAGGTCGGTATCATGGATGAGGCTAATACCACCTTGGAAGACTCCTGATGCATCTGGATTATTTCCTCCATATTCTAACTCCTCCCATCCTATATGAAAAGAGATCCATTGGTATTTGTCGTCTTCTAGTGACATGTAATATGTTTCAAAGTCTTTCGGCAAGTACGTCACAAACAGTAGCTCAGGTTCGTCGTACAGCTCAAATGTCATGGTGTCGTCGCCGTGTTCGACGTCGATATACTGCGGTAAATCCTCGATGGCTACGTTGTCCGTTGTTTGCTGCGTTCCCCCATTTTCCCCGTTAGAGGTGAAAAGGTTGGTCAGCTCTGGGTTGCTTATGACCAAGAGGCCTCCGATGGCGGCTGCGGCGATGAGGCCTGCGCCTGCCTTAGCGTAGCGAGATTTATTGGAGCGGCGCGGCTTCGCTTGCTTCGACTCTCGCAGCGCCTCTAAGGTCTTTTGATAGCTTTGCTGTTTAAACTTCGGGTCGGCGTGCACGTCCACGTTGTTGAGCTCTCGTTTAATGCGCTTTTCCTCATTCTCCATAGTCCTCCACCCTTTCGTTGACGATTGTCAGTAGTTTTTTGACGGCGCGCTTTTGCAGGGATTTGACCGCAAATACGGATTTCCCAATGACTTCCGCGGTTTCTGCCAAGCTCAAATCCTGCACAAATCTAAGTAGCAACACGTCCTGATAGTCCTTTTTCAATACATAGATGGCATCGATCACGGGGCTTTTATGTCGGAACGCTTCATCCTCCGCCGACCGCGAATTAGACGCGATATTGGTATATAACCCCGTCGTTGGTGCAGCGCTTTTCTTCTTTTTCTTACGATGAAAATCGAGTAATGTGTGCCGACATATCGTGAAAAACCACGTTTTGAAGGTAGATTTATTATCGAAGGAATGCAAATTAAAGGCCATTTTACAGAAGCAATCCTGCACGACTTCCTCGGTGTCGTGGTGATTTCGCGTTTGTAGGTAGACGTAGTTGTATATCACATCAAAGTACCTCTCATGGAGGCTTTTTAATGCGTCCTCGTTGTCATCGAGGGCAAGTGTAATGAGCTCTTCATCTGTCATCGGATCACCTCTTTTTATTTCTGCGCTATTAGACGTAAAGGGGTTCAGCGAGGAGGCGTTTTTTTAGAAAAGATTTTAGGTGAATAAGTGCCAACTAGCTTTCAATCAGCCCTTCTAATCTGCCTGCTTTTGTTTTTATATAAAAGCAAGCTTGACGATGATTTTTTGACTTGTTTTCTGTGCAGGTTAAAGAATGTCTGTTGTATAATAGAGCTATATTGCAGGTACCTTTTACAGCGTTCGTTCTTGATCCTAATTTGAAATTAAGCCTGACATTTGTATCAGGAGGGTAGTTATGGAGAAAGGACGGAACATTTCGCGTAATAACTATGATATCTTTTTTCGTCAAAGCTTACAGGAGGTCTTTACGGAAGAGGTTTTAAAATCAATCGGTATTCAGTCAGCTCCTATTGTTAGAAGCTTACCGACAGATTTTCCTGCTGTAGAAACGACTGATCAAGAAATTGATGTATTATTTGAGCTTGAGAATCACACACTTTTGCACATCGAGTTTCAAACAGTTGCTAGTAGTCAAGCAGACTTAGTGCGGTTTCTCGAATACTCAATAAAAGCTTTTAAGCGATTTAACAAGCCGTGCGAGACCTATGTCGTGTACGGCGCTGGTGTGAAGCATGCCAAAAGCGAGCTTTCTTATTCGGTTCTCTCAAGCTTTTATGTAAAAAATATTTATTTAGCGAACATGGATGGAGATCGGTTATTTAAAGAGCTAGAGGAACAAATCGTGGCAGGTGCACCCTTAACGAAAAAACAAGAAATGGAACTTAGCATGTTACCGCTGATGGATTCTGTTTATGCTCGGCGTGAACGTTCATTACGTGCGGCAAACCTCGCTCTAGAAATTTCAAATAAAGATCAACAAGCACGTCTGGTCGCTTCACTTCTTGTCGTAACAAACAAGTTTTTAGATGATGACGACGCTGATTTTTACAAAAGGAGGCTTGGTGATATGAAAGTCATTAAACTCGTAGAAGAGGAAGCTGAAACTCGTCGCACAGAGGAAATCGCTAAAAAAATGCTTCTCAATAAAGAGGCTCCCGAAAAAGTAGCGTTTTATACAAACTTATCCTTCGAGAGAGTTATAGAACTCCAAAAATCATTAGGATAAATCCTTTCGCAGAGCTACTTCAGTTGTAGCTCTTTTTTGTTTGTATCTATGTGTAATCTACTACTATCATCTTCTGTATTACTTTTTCACGTTAGGCATTTCTTCTTTAACGACTTACTTCTCACAAAATGCGCGTTACTTCCATTTGATTTTATGTTACTTCTCTCCATTTGCGCATTACTTCTCCGTATTCCTACCTTACTTCTTTTTTATGTATTACTTTAACAAACTTCCGCACTATTTCCCGCCCGTTCCGCGTTCGTTCTGGCAACTTGCACGTTATTTCTCCCACAAAAAGCATTTAACCTATGAAAGTGACTCCCCACCTTCCATCACGACAACCTAAAAAAACTAGGCAATGTCCTTTCGCCTAGTGCTCTTCCCAACTTAATAGAAGGTCAAGTGACTATATGTATTTCGGAGGTGCCCCGAAGCGGCGGGAGCCTACTACCAGTGTCGCTCTTTTGCGCAGCGAAAATCCTTTTGCACGTCCCATGGACGGGCAAAATAGTTGAGCTAGCCTCACAGGTAGTTGCGACCGCCGCGCAGGGGCACCGGAAGGTGACCTCTTTTGACCTTGACCTACATAGTAAAAAGTCTGACACGGAAGGTGACCGCTCTTGACCTTAATCCACATACCGAATCCGATCGCTCAACACACCCGCCTTATAATACTCCAACATCCACACGTCCGGATTACTTTTACTCGGCCGCACAACCACACGCGTTCCGCCCGGCAACGACGTGATCTTCGCTCCGTTCCGTAAGTATCTCACCGTCAGCTCGCCCGGCCCGATCTCGATCCCTTCCGTCGCCTTATCCTGATCGCGGAGCGCCGCCGCCCTTGATTCATAAAAGTCCATCTCTCAAAACCCCTCTCTATGACAGAAAATCACGCTAATACTCTACTAAACTCTTATTCCTCTTTTTTACTTATTTGTGCTTTTTATGTTACAATGGTCAAACCCAATAGTCAAACTAATCTCATATTTTCACAGAAAGAAGGGGTAGGATGAGTTTAAAAAACATGATTGGCAAGCACATTCAAGGTATTTACTCGAACTCGATCGCGATCGAGATTAACAAGGATCAGTCGGTGCGATTACTAACGGATAGCTTGGAGATTCACTGGTTGGACACCGCGACAAAGGAAGAGCATTTTGCGCTCATTTCGTACAACGAAAATGCGGACGGAGACGACGAGTTTAGCATTCGTTTTAACACGTCACCATTCACGCATAATCTTAATACGGCCTACGATCGGTTCCCCTACTATCACATCCTAGATTCGAGATTGGATGTAACCGATCCAATCGTCGACGTGCACCTCTACAAATACAAGCAGTCACCTACAGAAGTCCCAACAACCATCGTGCTGCGAACAACCGAATCGATCATCACCATCAACGCCTATCCCGTCAACCTCCAAGTCACCATTTCAGAAAAGGAGAACGAACTCTCCTCAAACGACAGCTTAGTTGAGCTCGGAGCTACCATACATAAGCAACTAACTGAAGACAGCAAGCTTCTAAAAAAACCGAAGGACCCTATGCGCTTAAAAGACTTAAAAGGACTGCGCGTACAAGGCGTCTACTCTGATCTGATGAACATCCAAAGACAAGATAGTTACGTAGAAGCAACTTCCTATGCAGATGTCGAAATACATTTATATGACCCTAATACTGGCGAAGAAACATTCGTGCTCCTTCAGCCCGACGAAGATCACAATGGAGTAGACACGTTTGTTGTCAATTACGCAGAGAAGCCGTTTAATAAAAACCATCATTATTCTCCTTCTCGATCACCTTTTGAAGAAGTCTACTATGCTACTCACCATATCCAAACTGCTAGTCTTAATACGTTTGGAGATGTTAATGAAATGAAGCTATACTCATTTCATCTACCTCACACAGAGGGAAAACCATATAGCCAAGACCCTACAAACATTCTTTTAAAAACGGACTATCATACCGTGTTGTTTTCAGCCGGCCCAGTATATATAATCATCGAAATATTCAAAGACGAGGCCGAGCTTCAACCCGGAAGGTTGGAGATTTAATAGGAGTAATATTTGAGAGGGGGGTTTATGAACGCTAAAGTAAGGAACGGTATGCTTTTTCTATTAGGAATGTTGGTGAGTATTCTTCTCATATTAGCAATAATTCTAGGCATTCTTTGGATAGATGGCGAAACATTTTAAGTATCATCTAGCTCCAAACAGTACTTTGAGCAAATTTATCAATTGCCAACTAGTCTAGATCAGCTCTCCGAGCCTCAGTTAATAAAAGCAGTCAGCTCTGCAGACACTCTACGACATCCATGGGACCGGTCTTTGAGCTTCCTCGTCGGCAGGGAGCGGCTGTCGCCTCCCCCTAAGCACCTCCTGCGGGATCTCAAAGACCTCTCTCCCCCATGGATTGTCTCCGAATGTCCTCCGAGTCTGCCTGCTTTAGTTTCTTTTCTAAAAACCGCTCATTAATTAGTGAAAGCTGATCGGTAAAATTCAGCTTCCATGCTGTTCTCCGATCGTTCCACGTTTGTTCTGGCAACTTCCGTCTTACTTCTCCTAGTTTGTGCGTTACTTCTAATTGGTATCGTATTACTTCTCTCCGTATGCACATTACTTCTCCACATTTCTACGTTACTTCTTTTTTACACATTACTTTAACCAACTTCCGTGCTGTTTCCCGCCCGTTCCGCGTTCGTTTTAGCAACATCCGCCTTACTTCTCATAATTACACATTACTTCTTTTGCCGATTACTTCTCCTAACTTGTGCGTTACCTCTTTTCAAGCTTTTAAAAAGCGAGGCGACGACCTCTCGCCTCGTGCCCCTCAACATAAAAGTAGGGCTTTACCTACAATATACCGTAACCGCAGGTGCCCGCTCTTGATCTTGACCTATAAATAATTTATGCGTTACTTCCTTTCAAGCTTTTAAAAAGCGAGGCAACGACCTCTCGCCTCGTGCCCCTCAACAAAAAAGTGGAGCTTTAACAACTAATTCACTGTAACCGTAGGTGCCCCGAAGCGGCGGGAGCGTACTACCAGTGGTAGCCCTTCCGCGCAGCGAAAATCCTTTTGCACGTCCCCTGGACGGGCAAAATAGTTGAGCTAGCATCCACAGGTAGTAGCGCACGCCGCGCAGGGGCACCGAAAGGTGACCGCACTTGACCTTGCCCTTGACCTACAAAATAAAAAAGGCCCCTCCAAAAGGAGAAGCCTCAC
This window contains:
- a CDS encoding RNA polymerase sigma factor, with product MTDEELITLALDDNEDALKSLHERYFDVIYNYVYLQTRNHHDTEEVVQDCFCKMAFNLHSFDNKSTFKTWFFTICRHTLLDFHRKKKKKSAAPTTGLYTNIASNSRSAEDEAFRHKSPVIDAIYVLKKDYQDVLLLRFVQDLSLAETAEVIGKSVFAVKSLQKRAVKKLLTIVNERVEDYGE
- a CDS encoding DHA2 family efflux MFS transporter permease subunit — its product is MTQNLSKKQKYAMIGALLIGAFMGITNETLLATALPTIQGVFGVTQGEVQWLTTVFLMVNGIMIPISAYLIERFSTRKLFLTAISLFGLGTLIAALAVNFPMLLIARVVQASGSGIMLPLLMTVLLILIPAERRGRAMGLLGIVIAFGPAIGPTLSGVLLEFFSWRSLFIAVLPLVALAMTIAFIFMKNVTELSNPKFDFLSIVLSSTGFGAFLYGFGVASKEGFTSPLVIGLVVVGAVIITLFVRRQFKLPRPILEFRIFRYPIFTLSIGITLVSMVSLIGAETMLPLFVQNVLGYTPLQSGLMLMPGAIVIGIMSPIAGSLFDKYGAKRLAIPGFMIVVATTYFFTQLSMDMSFTFLTTIYAIRMFGLSLTLMPVMTAALNQIPSYWYAHGSAMANTLQQISASIGTALLITFVGIGTQLYSSNNAGSADVAQMAELTGFQWGFTGSLIMAAAALVLSFFLKPGKQAANTEVREEAS